From Lolium perenne isolate Kyuss_39 chromosome 5, Kyuss_2.0, whole genome shotgun sequence, a single genomic window includes:
- the LOC127300297 gene encoding uncharacterized protein, with the protein MPFLSPLAGDDDEDYYYGYDAGYRRGSGGATGKSAKKDKGIFSCLPCFIPISPGAVDPAAYRRLLSSDSSDSDNVGAVDLTADLARLRLRYSRLAAGPPVRPRDVPALIARPDDPPLAVAALSWLGGDLRPSCILRTLLPALFPSLPPHARDALSAAARRLQAREAALDGEVAEYQATYAVKLACEKTKEGFADTAADEVCKMARAARRADKLRWRAVEAAVKEVLAPAQAKEFLKAIDDVAAKVGRHGTRWHARAGPLSVPAEAFDRMRANARAAADDAW; encoded by the exons ATGCCGTTCCTGAGCCccctcgccggcgacgacgacgaggactacTACTACGGCTACGACGCCGGGTACCgccgcggcagcggcggcgcgacCGGGAAGAGCGCCAAGAAGGACAAGGGCATCTTCTCCTGCCTCCCCTGCTTCATCCCCATCT CGCCGGGAGCGGTCGACCCGGCGGCGTACCGCCGCCTCCTCTCCTCCGACTCCAGCGACAGCGACAACGTCGGCGCCGTCGacctcaccgccgacctcgcgcgCCTCCGCCTGCGCTACTCCCGCCTCGCCGCCGGCCCGCCCGTCCGCCCGCGCGACGTCCCCGCCCTCATCGCCCGCCCGGACGACCcgccgctcgccgtcgccgcgctCTCCTGGCTCGGCGGCGACCTCCGCCCGTCCTGCATCCTCCGCACCCTCCTCCCGGCGCTGTTCCCCTCCCTCCCGCCCCACGCCCGCGACGCGCtctccgccgccgcgcgccgcctccaGGCCCGCGAGGCCGCGCTCGACGGCGAGGTGGCCGAGTACCAGGCCACCTACGCCGTCAAGCTCGCGTGCGAGAAGACCAAGGAGGGCTTCGCCGACACGGCCGCCGACGAGGTCTGCAAGATGGCGCGCGCCGCGCGCCGGGCCGACAAGCTGCGCTGGCGCGCCGTCGAGGCCGCCGTCAAGGAGGTGCTCGCGCCCGCGCAGGCCAAGGAGTTCCTCAAGGCCATCGACGACGTCGCCGCCAAGGTCGGCCGCCACGGCACCAGGTGGCACGCGCGCGCTGGGCCCCTCTCGGTGCCCGCCGAGGCCTTCGACCGCATGCGCGCCAATGCCAGGGCAGCCGCGGATGATGCGTGGTGA